From the Gemmatimonadota bacterium genome, one window contains:
- a CDS encoding HEAT repeat domain-containing protein: MLRILCSTAAGVLALGSLHEPAVATTSADITTLIAETRGAPPTLCLLAAGAIGNGGWWGGMHAPVSPLVEGDSYSIRTGRNTPLSVGDRTLLLNSIVLPDNCTREVAVRLLGRDGSDATVAGLTQHATSRDSSLRSVAAYGLGLIEKATTVPTLITLTNDAAVGPRANALWALGRIGDGRALPAALRAIDDRDPVVREAAATALGQLDSSAAITALIRHLRQDPAANVRRISAWALAQLEAKTADGALGEALANDKDADVREMSAWAIGNLSIRQGNAALLAAAKSDTDERVRETAVWTIAERGDASAAGTVSDVLANEKNPAVRATAAWALGKLEPKMAPRGLISALTDDDERVRMTAAWALSEIGDVAALPALRTALSRPATDRTRKAQIRALLEMGEDPDRLVEQLKSPDASVRAAVAQALAGKGHINPWPWPQPRPRPFP, encoded by the coding sequence GTGCTGCGCATCCTCTGCTCCACCGCCGCCGGCGTCCTCGCGCTCGGCTCCCTGCACGAACCGGCCGTCGCCACGACGTCCGCCGACATCACGACGCTGATCGCCGAGACGCGCGGCGCGCCACCGACCCTCTGCCTGCTCGCGGCAGGCGCCATCGGCAATGGCGGCTGGTGGGGCGGGATGCACGCCCCCGTGTCACCGCTCGTCGAAGGCGACAGCTACTCGATCCGCACCGGTCGCAACACGCCGCTCTCCGTCGGCGACCGCACGTTGCTGCTCAACTCGATTGTCCTCCCCGACAACTGCACCCGCGAAGTCGCGGTGCGGCTCCTCGGCCGCGATGGCAGCGACGCCACCGTCGCGGGACTCACGCAGCACGCCACCTCGCGCGATTCCTCGCTGCGCAGCGTCGCCGCGTACGGCCTCGGCCTGATCGAGAAGGCCACCACGGTGCCGACATTGATCACCCTGACCAACGATGCGGCCGTGGGTCCGCGTGCCAATGCGCTGTGGGCGCTTGGTCGGATCGGTGATGGCCGTGCGCTCCCCGCCGCACTTCGTGCGATCGACGATCGTGACCCGGTCGTCCGCGAAGCCGCCGCGACTGCACTCGGTCAGCTCGATTCCTCGGCCGCGATCACCGCACTGATCCGTCATCTGCGCCAGGACCCGGCCGCCAACGTTCGCCGCATCTCGGCGTGGGCCCTCGCACAGCTCGAAGCAAAGACTGCCGACGGCGCGCTCGGCGAGGCACTCGCCAACGACAAGGACGCCGATGTCCGCGAAATGAGCGCCTGGGCCATCGGCAACCTCTCGATCCGTCAGGGCAATGCGGCGCTGCTGGCGGCCGCCAAGTCCGACACCGATGAGCGCGTCCGCGAGACCGCCGTGTGGACGATCGCCGAGCGTGGCGACGCGAGTGCCGCGGGCACAGTCAGTGACGTGCTCGCGAACGAGAAGAACCCCGCCGTGCGCGCCACGGCTGCGTGGGCACTCGGTAAACTCGAGCCGAAGATGGCGCCACGCGGCTTGATCAGCGCGTTGACCGACGACGACGAGCGCGTCCGGATGACCGCCGCATGGGCGCTCTCCGAGATCGGCGATGTCGCGGCACTCCCCGCGCTCCGCACCGCGCTCTCGCGGCCCGCGACGGATCGGACGCGCAAGGCGCAGATCCGCGCGTTGCTTGAGATGGGCGAGGATCCCGATCGGCTCGTGGAGCAGTTGAAGTCGCCCGACGCGAGTGTGCGTGCCGCGGTGGCGCAGGCGCTCGCGGGCAAAGGACACATCAATCCGTGGCCGTGGCCGCAGCCGCGCCCGCGTCCCTTCCCGTGA